A window of the Cannabis sativa cultivar Pink pepper isolate KNU-18-1 chromosome X, ASM2916894v1, whole genome shotgun sequence genome harbors these coding sequences:
- the LOC133031907 gene encoding uncharacterized protein LOC133031907 encodes MEDDDGEGLYFSVNMHHGGSWCTRNGLKHYVGGTTTEFDKCHTDFFNMMELEGMLLQVQWCHGSPLYFWFKPKDKELHDGFELKTDKDLLAMFEDMRQQRYRKVDVYADLSGTFGGNNGELAIVPVDANVSVENTPPAGSKLKRCIIEELPDDANVIVDARVSARPDDYVMSKAAMRDVEEELAENLQDSSGDSDNGVDEFVVYMPDIDMPEFDMEDGVGGSDEDTHSSVQIIETVVDIESDNEGPTEEAHLHPQYPNTCPKHI; translated from the exons ATGGAGGACGACGATGGTGAAG GTTTGTATTTTAGTGTGAATATGCACCATGGGGGTTCTTGGTGCACTAGAAATGGGTTGAAACACTATGTGGGTGGCACTACAACCGAGTTTGATAAGTGCCATACAGATTTCTTCAACATGATGGAACTTGAAGGGATGCTTTTGCAAGTACAGTGGTGTCATGGTTCCCCTCTGTATTTCTGGTTTAAGCCTAAAGACAAAGAACTACATGATGGATTTGAGCTTAAGACTGACAAGGATTTGTTGGCTATGTTTGAGGACATGAGACAACAGAGATATAGGAAGGTGGATGTTTATGCTGATTTATCTGGAACTTTTGGAGGCAACAATGGTGAATTAGCAATTGTGCCTGTTGATGCAAATGTCAGTGTTGAGAATACACCACCTGCTGGAAGTAAGCTGAAAAGATGCATAATAGAGGAGCTACCAGATGATGCAAATGTGATTGTTGATGCTCGGGTAAGTGCTAGACCAGATGACTATGTTATGTCCAAAGCAGCAATGAGGGATGTTGAAGAGGAATTGGCAGAGAATTTACAGGATTCCAGTGGTGATTCTGATAATGGGGTTGATGAGTTTGTTGTGTACATGCCAGATATTGACATGCCAGAGTTTGACATGGAAGATGGTGTTGGAGGAAGTGATGAAGACACTCATTCTAGTGTCCAAATTATTGAGACAGTGGTGGATATTGAGTCTGACAATGAAGGCCCAACAGAGGAAGCCCATTTACACCCCCAATACCCAAACACATGCCCAAAACATATTTGA